The genomic window GCCCGCAAGCCTGCCTTTGGTTATAAGGTAACTGCCGTCTGCATGTGTACCATCGTAACATTGAGCGGTATCGTGTGGGGTCATCACATGTATACATCGGGTATGAGCCCTCTGCTGGGCAAAGCGTTCATGTTTCTTACACTACTGATAAGCATCCCATCTTCCATATTTTTCCTAAACTGGCTCGGCACTCTGTGGCGGGGTAATCTCAAATTCGAAACGCCTATGCTGTTCGCCATGTCAGTCATGTGGGTATTTGCACTTGGCGGTTTGACAGGGCTGTATAATGCGACAATTACCTCAGACCTGTATGTGCACGATTCCTATTTCGTTGTTGGCCATTTTCACTATACCATGGCCGCATCGGTACTGTTTGCCGGTATGGCTGCAATCTACTACTGGTTCCCCAAGATGTTTGGCAAGACGATGAATCCGCTGCTGGGCAAGATACATTTCTGGCTGTCGTTTGTCCCTCTGAATCTGGTCTTCTTCAATATGATGGTGATGGGATATGCGGGACATCATCGCCGCTTATTCGATCCCAGCGAATATGATTTCTTAGCGCCCGTTTTAGGCCTGAACGAATTCATGACCTGGTCAGCCTTTGTCCTCGGTGCGGGGCAGCTGTTCTTTCTCTACAATTTCATCGATAGCTTAGTCCGCGGTGAAAAGGCTGAGAAAAATCCGTGGCAAGCCGCCACGCTGGAGTGGACGGTGGATGCACCGATCCCCCACGGAAATTATGCCGTTGTTCCTACGGTGCACAATGGACCGCACGAGTACAGCAATCCAAAAGTAACCGATAGAGACTGGATAGCTCAATCTGAGCCTATTCCCGGCTAGGAGTGGAGAGAAACGCCGTTGACGACCTCCCATACGTTGGCTCAAGATAACAGAGAAGATCAGTTTACTTCTTACTTCGGGATGCTGATTGCATTGGGATCCTGGGCCATGCTGTTTATCGCACTGTTTGCCAGTTACGGTATCATCAGGGTGCAAGCGGAGAACTGGGTATCACCGGCTTCAGATCCTTCGTCACTTCTTCTGGCTGCCATCAATACAGGAATTATTCTGATGAGCAGCTGGACCTATTATAGAGGTTACCGTGCCATTCTATCAGGAAACCTGTATTCGCTCAAGAACTGGCTTGTGATAACGATTATTGTGGGTGCCGGATTCCTGGTCATGCAGTTGAACCTGTGGCAATTGTTGACCCGGCGCGGATTTACCGCAACCTCACTGATCGAAGGTTCCGTGTTTTATATGTTATCAGGCTTGCACGGTATACACATCATTGGCGGTCTTGCTGCAGTTGTCTGGCTGCTGTGGAAAGTAACCAGACAGGCGATTAATACTCCCGGGCAATCCTTACCGGTCAGGCTGGTCGGACTATTCTGGCATTTCCTGACGGTTGTCTGGATTGCTCTATTCATCGCCGTTTTCATCATCTGATTTTATTGGAGATAAGGAGAAAATAGATGACTCAAGCACAGGCATTAGCAGTATCTGATCCATTTGGAAAAGCGACAACCGGAAAGCTGGGGATGTGGCTTTTCATCATCATAGACGGTCTCTCTTTTGCTGGATTATTGATCGGTGGCGCCGCACTACGGTCCGGTGGGGCGGATTGGCCACAAGCCGGTGAAATCCTGAATATCCCGCTGACAGCTTTCAATACGTTCCTGCTCATCTGTACCAGTTTTACCATGGTGATGGCCCTCAACTCCATCCAGAAAGGAGACCAGGCGGGGTTAAAGAAATTCCTGACCCTTACCATGGCAGGAGGACTGGTATTCCTGGGAATCCAGGTGTGGGAATATGTCCATTTCATTACAGACGGATTTATACCCAGTACCAGCATTTATGCGGCTGTGTTCTATGTGACCACCGGCTTCCACGGGCTGCATGTCACCTCGGGTGTGATATATATCGCCTGTATTCTCTGGGCAGCAAACCAGGGGCGCTATTCAGCCGATAACTGGGATCATGTGGAAATTCTGGGCCTTTTCTGGCACTTTGTCGATCTGATCTGGATTTTCGTCTTTACAGTGATTTACCTCATCTAACTTCAAGGGAGGCGAATATGAGTGATGCTCATAAGAAAACTTATCTACAGAACGCCATCTGGCTGGCCGTATTGACTGTTCTAGAACTGGGGGTTATAAACCTGTCAATACCCAGAATGGGACAGATAGTTTTGCTGTTTGCATTTGCGGCCACCAAAATGATGCTCGTGGCGATGGTCTATATGCATCTGCGTTACGAGACAAAGGTGCTGAGAAGGATTCTGTTCATACCGATACCGGCGGGTATCATCTTTGCCTGGGCGCTGATGTATGACCTACCGTTCCGGTGGGTAATGTAAAACTGTGAAAACCCTCAGATCCTTATTCTTTACTGCTGTTGCCCTGATTCTTACTGTCCTGCCACAGATTGTTTTAGCCTGTCCCTATTGCACAGGTCAATCCGGTGAAAACTACATCAAGACAATCATGATGCCGGTAGTCACCCTTCTTAGTGCTCCTTTTTTCGTTTTCGGCGTGATAGGACTTATACTCTTCAAGCACCAGAAAGGCGAAAAGAACGGTGAAGAAGACAAGATCAGTTGACATTATTTTCTGGCTTATGTTTGTTGGTGTCGGTTTTGCCACCGGCGCCTACCTGGTGCACAGGGACATGTCCGACGGTTTTGGCGCGGTCACCTACGGTAAAATACCGCGTTTTGAGCTTATTGATCAGAAGGAAGAACCTTTTACGTTCAAGGATCTTAATAATGAAGTGTGGGTTGCAAATTTTATCTGTACCACTTGCGCCGGGCCGTGCACGTCTATGAGCGAAATAATGGCATCGCTCCACAAGCAACTAAACTATGAGCACGATATTCACACGGTGTCTATCACTGTTAATCCTGAATACGACAATGCGCAAATACTCAAAACTTATAGTGATCGATACGATGCAGATCATGACCGCTGGCACTTCGTGACAGGGAGCAGGGACAAAATTAAGGAACTGGCTGTAGATGGATTTCACATCGGGGTTAAGGAGGATGTAATCTCCCACAGCACACTATTTGTGCTGGTGGATCAAAATCGGATCATTCGCGGCTATTATAACGGTACAGAGCTGGACGAAATAAAAAAGCTGGTACGGGACGTTAAAAGGCTTTTGTAATCGCCAGTTAATCGCTAACCGAGCTACTCGCCGCTATATATATCGGGGCGTAGATGAATAGCCCCCATCAGTTATTGTCTATCTAACTGGCTTACGGTAGAGTAATAAGAGGGGCGGCGGTTGTCGCCCCTTTCTTTTCTCCAACGGGTGTGGACGGTCGCTCCTTCAGTAACTTTCGTAGACGGCGCAGGTTGAGCTGCTCCCAAAGCGTCGCGGAGCGTTCAGTTGAATATTGGCTATGACGGAGACTATCCTTAATTTCACCCTCGTATTGGCTGTCAAGATAAAAGGCGAACCGTATTGAGTCAAAAGATCAAAATACTAGTTTACGCAGGATTCGGAGCCATTATTCTGGCAGCAATCCTCTTGCGATGGAACTATCCTCCTCAGCCGGAACTGGCTGTTTTAGAAGAGCTGCCCGATTTCCATCTTACCGATCAGTCAGGCAACGCCTTCAGCCGTGATGATCTGACAGGAAAGGTGTGGGTAGCCGATTTCATCTTTACGACCTGCGCCGGTCCGTGCCCTATTATGTCCAGTCAGTTCACTGAACTTCAGGATCGATTCTCCCATCTGCCTGACTTCAGGCTACTCTCCATCTCCGTCAATCCCGAGTATGACACGCCGCAAGTGCTAAAAGAATACGGCGATCATTACAATGCGGACCACAGCCGGTGGTCGTTCCTGACGGGTGAGAGGGAGGCCATCCATAAGCTGGCGGTTGACGGCTTCCACATCGGTTCGGTGGAAGATCCTATTTTCCACAGTATACGCTTTATCCTTGTAGACAGTAAGGGGCGGATTCGCGGGTACTACATCAGCTCTGAGATGGATGAGATGAAGAAGCTGTGGCGCGATGTTGAGCGGCTCGCCGAATCAACCTGAGATTTTTCTCAAATCAGAACATGGCAGAGGAGAGCACCAGAACCGAAAGCTTCTGGACGCGTATCATCACCATTGCGTCGGGGGTCTTGGCTGCTGCTGTGGCATTGCTGATTCTCGGTCCTCGCCCAGAGGGGATAGAAGGCTCACTGGACGTATCCGGTCTGCCTCTCATCAACGCCATCTTCAACAGCATTACCACCGTCCTTCTGGTGACTGCCTACCTCCTCATCAGGAAGAAGAAGATCATCAATCACCGGCGGGTCATGCTGACGGCTTTCGGAACGTCCGCCCTCTTTCTGGTAACTTACGTCATCTACCACTGGTTTACCGTCGGACCAACACCCTACACCGGCGAATGGCGGGGATTGTACCTCTTCATCCTTTTCAGCCACATCCCGCTTGCAGCGGCGATTCTGCCGCTGGCCATGGTGACCCTATATCGCGGGTGGAATATGCGCGTAAACAGACATCGTAAGATTGCAAGGATAACGCTGCCCGTCTGGCTGTACGTTTCGCTGACGGGAGTGATAGTCTATATAATGCTGTATCTCTAATCAGTACCGCGGCTCAGTCTACGAGCTTAAAGCACCTGTTGACTTGCCGCACTGCGTTTGAAATCTCTGGTGAGTTGGGTAACTTTGAGTGATCTATGAGGATTGTTAAGCTATTCACAGTTTCTACGTTCATCGCCACTTTTTTGTTGGGTGAGACCGTTTATCAGCAAGTGCGCGTTTTCTATACGGATGCCGCCGAACTTACCCAACTGGCTCAGATCGGCATTCCCCTCGATCACATCTACCACAGGAAAGGCGTCTTTGTTGAGGTTGTGGCGCTGCGGGAACAGGTGACCAAACTCGAACAGCTGGGGATGAGATACGAGATCCTTGTGGAAGACTTGACCGCATTCTACAAGAGTCGTCTCGATCCTGCTCTCCGCAGCGCGGAAGGATTTGAGTTGGGTTCCATGGGCGGTAACTATACCTATGATGAGATGGTGGCGGAACTCGATTCCCTGCGCCTTCTCTATCCTGCCTTAGTCTCGGAGAAAACGAGCATTGGACATTCACTCGAGGGTAGAGACATATGGGCAGTTAAGCTGTCTGACAATGTGGACGAGGACGAGACTACCGTGGGTGGCGGAGAACCTCTGGTTTTGTACACAGGATTGACCCACGCGCGCGAACCGGTGAGCATGATGAACCTCATCTACTTCATGTACTACCTGTGCGAAAATTACCGCGAGGACAAGCTTGCAACAGATATAGTAGATAACCGGGAACTGTGGTTTGTCCCTTGCGTCAATCCTGACGGTTATGTCTACAATCAATCGATCGAACCGAACGGCGGCGGTATGCACCGCAAGAACCGCCGGCCTGTTTGTGCCCAGAATCCGGGTATCGATCTTAACCGGAATTACGGCTACGCCTGGGGTGCAGATAACAACGGCTCCAGTCCCGATCCCTGTTCTTCAGTCTTCAGGGGCGACAGCGCTTTCTCAGAGCCAGAGACATCTGTTTTAAGAGATTTCATGCGGAGCAAGAATTTCAAGAACGTTCTCCACTACCACACCTATTCAAATCTACTCATCCACTCCTGGGGCGATGGAAGTTATCCTCCCGAACTGGATCTGAGCATGTTGCGCGAATACGGTGCCGAAATGACAAAATTTAATCATTATAAGGTCGGCACGGGGCCAGAGACGGTCGGTTATGGCGTCAACGGTGATGCCGTCGATTATTCCTACGGCACGCTGGGACTGGTGTCTTACACCCCGGAAGTGGGAAGCCGAAGCGACGGCTTCTGGCCGAGAACCAACCGGATTATGCCACTGTGTAAGGAGAACGTCTGGCCGAACCTCTATTTTGCGCTGATCGCTGGCCCCATTCTTTCCGTAACCAACGTTGAGCGAGATAAAGATTACGTGGAGCCGGGAGCTGAATTCACCATCAGCTTCGACATTATGAACCTCGGTCTTTCTTCAACTTCAGGATCGGTTCAGGCTGCCGCCTTACCTCTAAATTCAGCGGCGGAATTTTCACAGGCGACCCTCGATCTTGGTGCAATTGACGGTCGTGGAACAGGTGAGACGGCATTTGAGATCAGTGCTGTTCTGAGCGCCGCCGCTGTTGTCGGCTGTCCCGCCGGAATTGTTGTCAGCATGGATGACTCCGGTATCAGAACATTCACCGATACCGTCTCTTTCAGCGTCGGGACTCCGGCGACGAGCCTGTTAGATGATGCAGAATCCGGAATGGAAAAATGGAATCCTTCGAATTGGAGCCTCTCTTCAGATGCATACGAAGGTGATTATTCCATAACCGATAGCCCCAGCGGGGATTACAGGGACAACGCTGTTCTCCCTCTGACTCTCGATGATCCCGTTGATCTTTCGCAAAGTTCACAGAGTACTGTCAAGTTTAATGCCAAATGGGAGATCGAGGAAGACTACGATATGGTACAAATCCTGGCTTCAACTGATGAAATGTCATGGACGCCATTGTGGGGTAAATACTCGTCCGGTGGCAGCGATATGGGTGTGCAGCCGAGTGGGCGGCCGGTCTACCACGGATCCCAGATGCAGTGGGTTGCCGAGAGCGTTGATCTGTCACCATTTGACGGCGAACCTGCTGTCTATCTGCGTTTTGCCCTTCGGAGTGATGGTTACGTTCGGGGGGACGGCTTCTACTTTGATAATCTGCAGGTCGTTTCGTTTCTTCCCAAAAAGTTTTCTCTGGGCGATGTCTCGCAAGACTGTGTCATCAATAGGGCAGATGTCACCAGGGTAATGGAGATGATTCTCTGGCCGGAGATGGTGAACGATGAGGAGCGCCGTCTGGCCGACCTGAATCACGATACAAACGTTGATGTGTTCGATCTGGTCAAGCTCGTCGATATCATACTCGGAAATGAATGAGCCGGGTTGCTGGCGGGTATACTGCCTTATAACCCTTCTCGCTACTTTTTCGATTGTATCACTTTCCGCGTCTGACTCTGTTGACCGGCCGTTAATCCATCCGCAGTTAGAGGCGCTCGGTGGCAGGAGCGGTGGTCAGATCCACGCCTGGATTTACTTTACGGATAAAGGACCCGTCGGCTCAGCGGGCGCATCAAGCGATAAATGGCGTGAGTATCTCTCTCCAAGGGCGATACAGAGGCGCTCGGGAATTGGGATGACCGAAGTATCGACATTCCTGGATGTCCCTCTGGATGATGACTACATGACGAAAGTGCTGCGTACGGGTACGACACTGCGGCGGACGAGCCGGTGGCTGAATGCTCTCTCCGTATCAGCGACCCTGGAGAATCTTAATTTGATTGCAAAACTCCCCTTTGTGAAGAGGATTGATCCCGTTCTGGTCTCGCGCCGCCCCCTGCCGCAAGAAGAGAAACTCCAGCAGATGAGAAGCGGCAGACCGCCCCGATTCCTGTCTGATGTGTCGGACAGTCTGAACTACGGAGCGAGCCGGGAACAGATCGAACAGATCAACGCCCATCTTGCACACCAAGCCGGATATTCCGGGACGGGTGTTCTGGTTCTGATGCTCGATACAGGTTATCTGAAGGGACATGAATCTGTTGCTGAAGATCGGATAGTCGACGAATGGGATTTCATTAACAATGATGGTGACAGTCAGAACGAAGAGAACGATTCACCCAGTCAGCACAATCACGGCACTTACACCTACTCTGCCCTCGGAGGTTTCGCACCGGGATCATTGATCGGTCCTGCTTACGGAGTCCAGTTTCTGCTGGCAAAGACGGAGATCGTGGATCAGGAGATTGAGGCGGAAGAAGACAACTACGTGGCGGGATTGGAATGGGGCGAGCGCCTTGGAGCTGACATAGCGTCAAGTTCTCTCGGCTATCTTGACTGGTACACCTATGCCGATATGGACGGCAATACGGCAGTGACGACGCGCGCGGTGGATATAGCCGTCTCACTCGGAATGATCTGCGTTACTGCCGCCGGCAATGAAGCCCGTACTGACTGGCGTCATATCATCGCGCCTGCCGATGCTGATTCCGTCGTGGCTGTAGGGGCGGTCAATGCAGATGGAGAGATTGCCTCTTTCAGTTCCAGAGGTCCCACTTTTGACAATCGCATCAAGCCGGAAGTGTGTGCCCGGGGAGTCAATACTTCGTGTGCTTCCCCGGCCGGGGAAGCCCTCTATGCATCCATCGGCGGAACTTCGCTGGCTACCCCCCTCGTGGCGGGAGCCGTGGCGCTGATCCTTGAGGCGCATCCCGACTGGACACCCATGATGGTGAGGGAAGCACTGATGCGGACTGCATCTCACTCAGATTCGGCTAACAATACCTACGGATGGGGTATCGTCGATGTCTGGGCGGCTGTCAATTATGCATCCTTCACCGGGCCTCCCGATCCGACCATCCCTGAAAACTTCTTTCTTTCTGAGAACTATCCGAACCCATTCAATGAGTCAACCACGATCCGCTACGGTCTCCCGCAGGAAAACGAGGCAGTTCTCTCTGTCTACGATCTGCTGGGCAGGAAAGTGACTGATCTGTGGTCCGGCCAAAAGAGTATGGGCATGCACAGCTCGAATTGGACTCCCAGGGAAGAATCGTCTGGCATCTACTTCGTTACCTTGAAGGTTCCTGCCGCCGGATATGTGGAAACGCGCAAAATGATTCTACTGCGCTGAAGGAGCAGCATCAGTTTCCTTTGTCTTGATTTGTTGATGACGATTGTGTAACATTAGGTCTCTGGCGTAGATTTGCTCAGCGGAAAGATTACGTGAGCTTGTTTCTGGGAGGAAAATATGAGTGAGTTTTTAGATGATGAATTCCGGCAAATGGAAGAGCGGGAGCTGGAAGAAGAGATGGAAATACAGGAAGCCGTCTCCATAAAAGATCCTATAAGTTCTCTCGAACTGCAAAAGATGGTGGTTGTGGAGAGTGATACGACGGTGGCAAGTGTAATCGAGCTGTTTCAGGCTGAGAGAGTAGCATGCGTGCTGGTGTCCGAGAAAGGAACTCTTTTAGGCATCTTTACCGAAAGAGACGTAATTATGAAACTTGCCGGGAAAGGCTTAGACTACTCCAAGGAAGCGGTGAACGACTACATGACAAAATCTCCTAATGTACTGCGATCAGATGATCCCATCACCTTTGCCCTTAACAGGATGACAGAGGGCGGCTACCGCCATGTCCCCATCGTTGATTCACAAGGAAAGCCCGAGGGACTGGTGGGTATTCTCGACATTATCAGACATCTGGCTGTTTACTATTCGGATGAGGTCTTGAACTTGCCGCCTGAACCTCAGAGGGGAGCTCAGGAGAGGCCGGAAGGGGGATAAACTGTTCATTCTCATGGACTATCGTCAATTAAGACGTGATTACTTTCGCACAGGGGCGATCGTCATCCTGGTCGCTGTTCTCTTCGGTTGTTCGGCTCATCCGACAGTTGCCGATCACACCCTGAAAAAAGGCGAAAAGTACTACGGCTATACCCTGTCTGTGGAAAATGTGTTTCCGGTGGTTTTTTACCGCTTCGGACTGACAGACTACAGTGACCTGGGCTTGCGTCTTGGGATCCCCATTTACGGCTCCGGAATCGATTATTCGCGCGTGCTGTACGAAAAGGGTAGAAAGAGAGACGTTGTCAATCTTGGCTGGTCTGTGACTCCGAATATGAATTTTGACTTCACCTATTACAAATTCAGGCACTCCAAAAAACAAGGAAACTCCATGTACTGGGCTCTGCGGAGCATGTACATTCCCAAGGGAGTCATCGCCGGATCGAGCATGCGGCTTGGCGTCATTTTCGGTATCTACAGAAAAGGGAAAATCGGTATTGAAGGGGGCTATCTGCACGACTTCTCCAGTATACCTATTACCAAGCTTTTTTCGGCAACATGGGATGAAACTCATCCTGACTGGAACCCGAAGTACGCCGCTTTTCCTCTGGTTTCTGAAGGTGGACTCCCGACTGAACACTCTCGGATAGCCGGTCTATCCCTGCGCTTATCGGTAGCTCTGGGCGGATCTACTCCCGCTGCCCCCGAACCGCCGCCAGAAGAAACCAAAGAATAATTCTCATCGCAACGGAGGCACTGATGCTGATGTCACTTAGCTCCAGCCTCCTTGCATTCTCATCTACCGGAATATAAATTCGCCTTTCCAGTCATGGATGTTGAAGCCAGAAAAACTGCTTTCAGGATGATCGAAAACGGCGTCTTTGTTCTGACGACAAAGTCTGAGGAAGAGAGCTTTGGGTAGACCGAGAAAGCAGGGTCAGTTACTGTTTAATCGGGTATAAGGTTGCGGGTTGGATCATTTGATATTCATGCCCTCGAGACCAGTCACTGTGCGCTGGACGGCGGTGCCATGTTCGGTGTGGTTCCAAAGGTTTTATGGCAAAAGCAGATTGCGCCTGATTCCGAAAACCGAATTCCGCTTACGACACGCTCGCTGCTCCTTATAGGCGATGACAAACGCATCCTTGTTGACACGGGCAATGGTGACAAGTGGAACGAAAAGCTGCGTGCCATCTATGCCATTGATACCGATTCGGTGAATATCACCTCGGCTCTTACGGAATTCGAACTGACCACAGATGATATTACAGACGTCATTTGTACTCATCTTCATTTTGATCACGCCGGTGGAAATACTTGTCTGGACGAATCCGGCGCCGTAGTGCCGGCGTTTGCCAATGCCCGTTACTGGATTCAGAAATCTAATTGGGAGCGAGCGAACGCCCCTCAGGAAAAGGACAAGGCCAGCTATCGCTCGGAGAACTGGGAAGTGCTGGCTCAGAATGGGATGATCGAATTCGTTGATGGTGCAGAATCTTTTATGCCGGGTATCGAGATGGAGTTATTTGAGGGTCACACAGAAGGCCAGCAGCTGCCGCGGATATCTGATGGAGAGCGAACCGTCTTTTTTTGCGGAGATCTATTTCCCACCGTTGCCCATCTCAACATACCGTGGATCATGGCGTTTGATAATCATCCAGTCAAGACGATCGCTGAAAAGAAGAGCGCGCTGGCGCAGGCGGCAGACGAAGAGTGGATCCTCGTATTTGAACACGACCGGACACATGAGGCCGTCACCGTTTTCAGGGAAGGCGATAGATATAGCGTGGCTGATTTTAGCAGTCTTGAGGACGGGTCAGTCAGATCTTAGTTAAATGGTGTGAAGAGTGTCTGATATCGTCGCTTTCGTAGCCGATTTTGAACTGGGGACGCGTATTGCCTCTACTGCTGCTTCACATGGAGGCAACGTCATCTTTGTCGAGAGCCCCGAAAACCTTCCCGGTTCGGCTGACATGCTGATCATCGATCTCAACCGCGACGAAGATGAATGGATGTTCATGTTGAACACTGTTCAGCGCCAATTCCCTCAAGCGACAATTGTCGGTTATTCTGAGCGCGTTATGAAATCTCTTCATGCCAAGGCAAAGGAGGCAGGTTGTATGTGGGTCTTCCCCCAATCTTCCCTTATCAAGAATCTGCCGCAGCTTCTTGAGAAAGAGTCATAAGAGATGGCATCGGGAGAGACTCTCAAGATCGAGCAGAAAAGGGCCGAGAGAGTGGTTCATCTTTTAAGGGAGGAGTATACCAGGGCCGAGTGCAGCCTTGACTTCCAGACGCCGCACCAACTACTCGTTTCGACGATACTGTCAGCCCAATGTACTGACAAGCGTGTCAATCTGGTTACACCGCCGCTTTTTGAGAAGTATTCAGCCGTCAAGGATTTTGCCTATGCGGATGTGAACGAATTGGCTGCTGATATCCATTCGACGGGCTTTCACAACCAGAAGGCAAGATCGATCCAGGGGGCTAGTCTCATGATCTGGGAGGAGTACGGCGGGGAAGTGCCCGAGACGATGGATGAGCTCATCAGACTCCCTGGCGTTGGAAGAAAGACGGCCAACTGCGTTCTGGGGACGGCTTTTGGGATTCCCTCCATGGTGATCGATACTCATATGATCAGGATTATGGGACTCCTCGGCTTTACCGAATCTAAAGATCCGGTGAAAATCGAATTCGAAATGATGGAAATCTTTCCTGAAAAA from Candidatus Neomarinimicrobiota bacterium includes these protein-coding regions:
- a CDS encoding heme-copper oxidase subunit III, with translation MTTSHTLAQDNREDQFTSYFGMLIALGSWAMLFIALFASYGIIRVQAENWVSPASDPSSLLLAAINTGIILMSSWTYYRGYRAILSGNLYSLKNWLVITIIVGAGFLVMQLNLWQLLTRRGFTATSLIEGSVFYMLSGLHGIHIIGGLAAVVWLLWKVTRQAINTPGQSLPVRLVGLFWHFLTVVWIALFIAVFII
- a CDS encoding heme-copper oxidase subunit III; this encodes MTQAQALAVSDPFGKATTGKLGMWLFIIIDGLSFAGLLIGGAALRSGGADWPQAGEILNIPLTAFNTFLLICTSFTMVMALNSIQKGDQAGLKKFLTLTMAGGLVFLGIQVWEYVHFITDGFIPSTSIYAAVFYVTTGFHGLHVTSGVIYIACILWAANQGRYSADNWDHVEILGLFWHFVDLIWIFVFTVIYLI
- a CDS encoding cytochrome C oxidase subunit IV family protein, translating into MSDAHKKTYLQNAIWLAVLTVLELGVINLSIPRMGQIVLLFAFAATKMMLVAMVYMHLRYETKVLRRILFIPIPAGIIFAWALMYDLPFRWVM
- a CDS encoding SCO family protein; amino-acid sequence: MKKTRSVDIIFWLMFVGVGFATGAYLVHRDMSDGFGAVTYGKIPRFELIDQKEEPFTFKDLNNEVWVANFICTTCAGPCTSMSEIMASLHKQLNYEHDIHTVSITVNPEYDNAQILKTYSDRYDADHDRWHFVTGSRDKIKELAVDGFHIGVKEDVISHSTLFVLVDQNRIIRGYYNGTELDEIKKLVRDVKRLL
- a CDS encoding SCO family protein, with the protein product MSQKIKILVYAGFGAIILAAILLRWNYPPQPELAVLEELPDFHLTDQSGNAFSRDDLTGKVWVADFIFTTCAGPCPIMSSQFTELQDRFSHLPDFRLLSISVNPEYDTPQVLKEYGDHYNADHSRWSFLTGEREAIHKLAVDGFHIGSVEDPIFHSIRFILVDSKGRIRGYYISSEMDEMKKLWRDVERLAEST
- a CDS encoding DUF420 domain-containing protein — its product is MAEESTRTESFWTRIITIASGVLAAAVALLILGPRPEGIEGSLDVSGLPLINAIFNSITTVLLVTAYLLIRKKKIINHRRVMLTAFGTSALFLVTYVIYHWFTVGPTPYTGEWRGLYLFILFSHIPLAAAILPLAMVTLYRGWNMRVNRHRKIARITLPVWLYVSLTGVIVYIMLYL
- a CDS encoding M14 family zinc carboxypeptidase, with translation MRIVKLFTVSTFIATFLLGETVYQQVRVFYTDAAELTQLAQIGIPLDHIYHRKGVFVEVVALREQVTKLEQLGMRYEILVEDLTAFYKSRLDPALRSAEGFELGSMGGNYTYDEMVAELDSLRLLYPALVSEKTSIGHSLEGRDIWAVKLSDNVDEDETTVGGGEPLVLYTGLTHAREPVSMMNLIYFMYYLCENYREDKLATDIVDNRELWFVPCVNPDGYVYNQSIEPNGGGMHRKNRRPVCAQNPGIDLNRNYGYAWGADNNGSSPDPCSSVFRGDSAFSEPETSVLRDFMRSKNFKNVLHYHTYSNLLIHSWGDGSYPPELDLSMLREYGAEMTKFNHYKVGTGPETVGYGVNGDAVDYSYGTLGLVSYTPEVGSRSDGFWPRTNRIMPLCKENVWPNLYFALIAGPILSVTNVERDKDYVEPGAEFTISFDIMNLGLSSTSGSVQAAALPLNSAAEFSQATLDLGAIDGRGTGETAFEISAVLSAAAVVGCPAGIVVSMDDSGIRTFTDTVSFSVGTPATSLLDDAESGMEKWNPSNWSLSSDAYEGDYSITDSPSGDYRDNAVLPLTLDDPVDLSQSSQSTVKFNAKWEIEEDYDMVQILASTDEMSWTPLWGKYSSGGSDMGVQPSGRPVYHGSQMQWVAESVDLSPFDGEPAVYLRFALRSDGYVRGDGFYFDNLQVVSFLPKKFSLGDVSQDCVINRADVTRVMEMILWPEMVNDEERRLADLNHDTNVDVFDLVKLVDIILGNE
- a CDS encoding S8 family serine peptidase; its protein translation is MNEPGCWRVYCLITLLATFSIVSLSASDSVDRPLIHPQLEALGGRSGGQIHAWIYFTDKGPVGSAGASSDKWREYLSPRAIQRRSGIGMTEVSTFLDVPLDDDYMTKVLRTGTTLRRTSRWLNALSVSATLENLNLIAKLPFVKRIDPVLVSRRPLPQEEKLQQMRSGRPPRFLSDVSDSLNYGASREQIEQINAHLAHQAGYSGTGVLVLMLDTGYLKGHESVAEDRIVDEWDFINNDGDSQNEENDSPSQHNHGTYTYSALGGFAPGSLIGPAYGVQFLLAKTEIVDQEIEAEEDNYVAGLEWGERLGADIASSSLGYLDWYTYADMDGNTAVTTRAVDIAVSLGMICVTAAGNEARTDWRHIIAPADADSVVAVGAVNADGEIASFSSRGPTFDNRIKPEVCARGVNTSCASPAGEALYASIGGTSLATPLVAGAVALILEAHPDWTPMMVREALMRTASHSDSANNTYGWGIVDVWAAVNYASFTGPPDPTIPENFFLSENYPNPFNESTTIRYGLPQENEAVLSVYDLLGRKVTDLWSGQKSMGMHSSNWTPREESSGIYFVTLKVPAAGYVETRKMILLR
- a CDS encoding CBS domain-containing protein, translating into MSEFLDDEFRQMEERELEEEMEIQEAVSIKDPISSLELQKMVVVESDTTVASVIELFQAERVACVLVSEKGTLLGIFTERDVIMKLAGKGLDYSKEAVNDYMTKSPNVLRSDDPITFALNRMTEGGYRHVPIVDSQGKPEGLVGILDIIRHLAVYYSDEVLNLPPEPQRGAQERPEGG
- a CDS encoding MBL fold metallo-hydrolase, with the protein product MRVGSFDIHALETSHCALDGGAMFGVVPKVLWQKQIAPDSENRIPLTTRSLLLIGDDKRILVDTGNGDKWNEKLRAIYAIDTDSVNITSALTEFELTTDDITDVICTHLHFDHAGGNTCLDESGAVVPAFANARYWIQKSNWERANAPQEKDKASYRSENWEVLAQNGMIEFVDGAESFMPGIEMELFEGHTEGQQLPRISDGERTVFFCGDLFPTVAHLNIPWIMAFDNHPVKTIAEKKSALAQAADEEWILVFEHDRTHEAVTVFREGDRYSVADFSSLEDGSVRS
- the nth gene encoding endonuclease III, which produces MASGETLKIEQKRAERVVHLLREEYTRAECSLDFQTPHQLLVSTILSAQCTDKRVNLVTPPLFEKYSAVKDFAYADVNELAADIHSTGFHNQKARSIQGASLMIWEEYGGEVPETMDELIRLPGVGRKTANCVLGTAFGIPSMVIDTHMIRIMGLLGFTESKDPVKIEFEMMEIFPEKDWVDLTHLIIGHGRQVCIARRPQCAHCSLNELCPSSMV